In uncultured Cohaesibacter sp., a genomic segment contains:
- a CDS encoding sodium-dependent transporter — MSVKREHWGSRLGFIMATAGSAVGLGNIWKFPYMAGDNGGAAFIIIYLALVFTIGLSVLLAEIMIGRASQSDAIHAFKKLGPGFFSIVGYMGIAAAFMILSFYCVVAGWTIDYIFRFASGGFAGMDGDALGQAFGGFISDPVQPIIYQAIFVALTVVVVLGGVANGIERAGKILMPILFLILLALVIRAVTLPGAEKGIEFFLAPDFSKITGETIMAALGQAFFSLSLGMGAILTYGSYLGKDAKLGSSAWQVAFLDTAVAILAGLAILPAVFAFGMDPGAGPGLTFVTLPAVFMSMPGGIFFGTLFFLLLTIAALTSSISLLEPLVAFFSTKGFSRSQITITSGFLSFLLGIPCSLAMGIWGDYTIFGKNFFDLMDFLTSNLMLPIGGFLIAIFVGWVITPRAYKEVCGDNEPGLLAKIWIFILRFIAPIAILLILLSGLNLISF; from the coding sequence ATGAGTGTCAAACGCGAACACTGGGGCTCTCGTCTCGGTTTCATCATGGCCACGGCAGGATCGGCTGTTGGTCTGGGAAATATCTGGAAATTCCCCTACATGGCCGGTGACAACGGGGGAGCGGCCTTCATCATCATCTATCTGGCTCTGGTCTTTACCATTGGCCTGTCGGTGCTTCTGGCCGAGATCATGATCGGCCGTGCCAGCCAGTCCGATGCGATCCATGCCTTCAAGAAGCTCGGACCGGGCTTCTTTTCCATCGTCGGCTACATGGGCATCGCTGCTGCCTTCATGATCCTGTCCTTCTACTGCGTCGTTGCAGGCTGGACCATCGACTATATCTTCCGCTTTGCCAGTGGCGGATTTGCTGGCATGGATGGCGACGCGCTGGGACAGGCATTTGGCGGCTTCATCTCCGATCCCGTGCAGCCGATCATCTATCAGGCCATCTTCGTCGCGCTGACGGTTGTCGTGGTTTTGGGTGGCGTTGCCAATGGCATCGAGCGGGCAGGCAAGATCCTGATGCCGATCCTGTTCCTCATCCTCCTTGCTCTGGTGATCCGCGCAGTGACGCTGCCCGGTGCCGAAAAGGGTATCGAATTCTTTCTTGCGCCGGATTTCTCCAAGATCACCGGTGAAACCATCATGGCGGCGCTCGGTCAGGCCTTCTTCTCGCTCTCCCTCGGCATGGGCGCGATCCTGACCTATGGGTCCTATCTGGGCAAGGACGCCAAGCTGGGCTCGTCCGCCTGGCAGGTGGCCTTCCTTGACACGGCCGTTGCCATTCTGGCTGGTCTGGCCATTCTGCCCGCCGTCTTTGCCTTCGGCATGGACCCGGGCGCAGGACCCGGGCTGACCTTTGTCACGCTGCCTGCGGTCTTCATGTCGATGCCCGGCGGCATTTTCTTCGGCACCCTGTTCTTCCTGTTGCTGACCATTGCGGCGCTGACCAGCTCCATCTCGCTGCTCGAACCGCTGGTTGCCTTCTTCTCGACCAAGGGCTTCAGCCGCAGCCAGATCACCATCACCTCCGGCTTCCTATCGTTCCTGCTGGGCATTCCCTGCTCGCTGGCAATGGGCATCTGGGGTGACTACACCATCTTCGGCAAGAATTTCTTCGACCTCATGGACTTCCTGACGTCGAACCTCATGCTGCCGATCGGCGGCTTCCTGATCGCCATCTTCGTGGGCTGGGTCATCACGCCCCGCGCCTACAAGGAAGTGTGCGGCGACAACGAGCCGGGCCTTCTGGCAAAGATCTGGATCTTCATCCTGCGCTTTATCGCGCCGATTGCGATTCTGCTGATCCTGCTTTCGGGGCTCAACCTGATCAGCTTCTGA
- a CDS encoding TAXI family TRAP transporter solute-binding subunit, translated as MTAGLAHAETRVTYKSAKTSSSYYQMGVQIAEAIKAGTDGNIIVTVEESQGSVQNVMEVRGRGADYVFTTPPALVGLAQAGKGAFEGKTSPKFADIRALFPIPSLSMHFVVSKASGITDFAGMEGKSILLGKGSFGASEGEKYLKLFGLEGKINLSQVELSNAVPALKNGQIDGFVTSGSYPAPNVVEAAASTDVTILSLSDEQIAATKRAKLVIPAGTYAGQDADVSTTSLPVVAYATAAMDDATAYELTKTFWEQKAKMTETAPWWKGVTRELMGNITTKLHPGAVKYYKEAGFELSESQM; from the coding sequence ATGACCGCAGGGCTGGCACATGCTGAAACGCGGGTGACTTACAAGTCTGCGAAAACCTCTTCATCCTATTATCAGATGGGTGTGCAGATCGCTGAAGCCATCAAGGCAGGCACGGATGGCAACATCATCGTGACGGTCGAGGAAAGCCAGGGCTCGGTGCAGAATGTCATGGAAGTTCGCGGGCGCGGCGCTGACTATGTGTTCACCACGCCGCCAGCTCTCGTCGGGCTGGCCCAGGCGGGCAAGGGTGCCTTTGAAGGCAAGACCAGCCCGAAATTTGCCGACATCCGGGCGCTGTTCCCGATTCCGAGCCTGTCGATGCATTTCGTCGTTTCCAAGGCCAGCGGCATCACCGATTTTGCCGGGATGGAAGGTAAGTCGATTCTGCTGGGCAAGGGTTCCTTTGGTGCCAGTGAAGGCGAGAAATATCTCAAGCTCTTCGGTCTTGAAGGCAAGATCAACCTGTCTCAGGTTGAACTGTCCAACGCCGTTCCGGCGCTCAAGAACGGCCAGATCGATGGCTTCGTGACCTCCGGTTCCTACCCGGCTCCGAACGTGGTTGAAGCCGCCGCTTCCACGGATGTCACCATTCTGTCGCTGTCCGATGAACAGATCGCCGCAACCAAGCGGGCCAAGCTGGTCATCCCGGCCGGAACCTATGCCGGTCAGGATGCCGATGTAAGCACCACCTCCCTGCCGGTTGTCGCCTATGCCACTGCTGCGATGGATGACGCAACCGCCTACGAGCTGACCAAGACCTTCTGGGAACAGAAAGCCAAGATGACCGAAACCGCCCCATGGTGGAAAGGCGTCACCAGGGAGCTGATGGGCAATATCACCACCAAGTTGCATCCCGGCGCGGTCAAATACTACAAGGAAGCCGGTTTCGAGCTTTCCGAAAGCCAGATGTAA
- a CDS encoding MFS transporter produces MPNPNTVISQPVVWQGLRTPRRAVSAMFMLNGAFYGMWASRVPAIAEMHQLSEAVLGILLLCMCAGAIVSFPLAGRFVDRMGSAPVTKGLAIAYGATLAGLAFAPGVLLLGLALFVFGAAHGAMDVSMNAWAGEVEKARGKPIMSSFHAMWSLGSGLGAATGFLAVHLGASPMVHFLIGGIIVLAIALPFGFIQWQSPKSGKQPGNSHPIFVFPKGALAFVGLMGLCAGLGEGAMGDWGAIFLVQIALTNEGTAALGYTCFSVAMVVMRLAGDVIIARLGAVRTARLSGLVAASGSLLAVTVATMPAILVGFAMMGIGYALVVPLAFSRASNDDTMSPGPAIAAVATFGYGGGLFGPVVIGFLADAFSIRWAFLLLSTLALLIIALARNLAPCEHKA; encoded by the coding sequence ATGCCTAACCCGAACACCGTGATCAGCCAGCCTGTCGTCTGGCAGGGCCTGCGTACGCCGCGCCGCGCCGTTTCGGCGATGTTCATGCTCAACGGTGCTTTCTATGGCATGTGGGCCTCACGGGTTCCGGCGATCGCAGAAATGCACCAATTGTCCGAGGCGGTGCTTGGCATCCTGCTGCTGTGCATGTGTGCAGGGGCCATTGTCTCTTTCCCGCTGGCGGGGCGCTTCGTCGACCGCATGGGCAGCGCACCGGTGACCAAGGGGTTGGCAATTGCCTATGGCGCAACCCTTGCCGGTCTCGCCTTTGCGCCAGGTGTTCTGCTGTTGGGCCTGGCACTGTTTGTGTTCGGCGCCGCCCATGGTGCCATGGATGTCTCCATGAACGCATGGGCTGGTGAGGTGGAGAAGGCAAGGGGCAAGCCGATCATGTCCTCTTTCCATGCCATGTGGAGCCTTGGCTCCGGGCTCGGGGCGGCAACCGGCTTTCTGGCCGTTCATCTCGGGGCGAGCCCGATGGTGCATTTCCTCATCGGTGGCATCATCGTGCTGGCAATCGCCCTGCCGTTCGGCTTCATTCAGTGGCAGTCCCCCAAATCCGGCAAACAACCCGGAAACTCCCATCCGATCTTCGTTTTCCCGAAAGGGGCCTTGGCCTTTGTCGGACTGATGGGGTTGTGCGCGGGCCTTGGTGAAGGGGCCATGGGGGACTGGGGAGCGATCTTCCTCGTGCAGATCGCGCTGACCAACGAAGGCACCGCAGCCCTTGGCTACACCTGCTTTTCCGTGGCAATGGTTGTCATGCGTCTGGCTGGAGATGTCATCATTGCCCGGCTGGGCGCGGTCAGAACGGCCCGGCTCAGTGGTCTTGTCGCTGCCTCAGGGTCGTTGCTTGCCGTGACGGTGGCCACGATGCCGGCGATTCTCGTCGGGTTTGCGATGATGGGCATCGGCTATGCCCTTGTCGTGCCGCTGGCCTTTTCGCGCGCCTCAAACGATGACACGATGTCGCCCGGACCTGCCATCGCGGCAGTGGCTACCTTCGGCTATGGCGGCGGTCTGTTCGGCCCGGTCGTAATCGGCTTTCTGGCCGATGCCTTTTCCATCCGCTGGGCCTTTCTGCTGCTCTCGACCTTGGCCCTGCTGATTATCGCGCTCGCCCGGAATCTTGCTCCATGCGAGCACAAGGCGTGA
- a CDS encoding TRAP transporter fused permease subunit — MPVRLIVFLLALVLVVFHLGLIFSGLTPNLVSRPVHMALALPWILVIGPRAVGSLAFRLSGWLLAAAGVLSCLYIAFNQSDLIDQYGFLEGNGQIAMAIVLIVVVMESARRAIGWPLPIVAFLALMYGLFGQYIPGEFGHSPMPLGSFLGTLTIAEGGLWGSLTGVSVSVVAIFVIFGAVLNAGEAGQGFMNVAAAAAGRLTGGGAKVSVISSALFGSISGSASANVASTGAITLPAMTSLGYPRRLAGAVEAVASSGGQIMPPLMGAGAFVMVELTGTPYTSIIMAALLPAFLYFFAVWIGINAYATRFKLSGIAEADRPPMRDVIITSAFFLVPFCVLLLGMFAADYTPQYAATISILAAALLLLFNRNLKAVPGQIIARFETAFITSARQVAMIASIILCASIIIGVLSVTGLGVKITSLILSGSSGLLWPSLLLTALACLVLGMEVPTTAAYVICVSVAGPALVQSGLEPLQAHLFVFWFALLSTITPPVCGAVFIAAGMVGEDWLKVALTAMSLGIGLYIIPLGMIANPELIALGQQPIAALLVTVQIGVGLAALSYGLIARFRPLTRAGLILLGLVIIFGRAFL; from the coding sequence ATGCCTGTTCGGCTGATTGTTTTCCTGCTGGCCCTTGTGCTTGTGGTCTTTCATCTCGGATTGATCTTTTCCGGCCTGACGCCCAATCTGGTGTCTCGCCCGGTACATATGGCCCTGGCATTGCCGTGGATTCTCGTCATCGGCCCCAGAGCCGTGGGCTCTCTGGCTTTTCGCCTGTCAGGCTGGCTATTGGCCGCAGCCGGGGTCCTGTCCTGCCTCTATATCGCTTTCAATCAGTCCGATCTGATTGACCAGTATGGCTTTCTGGAAGGCAACGGACAGATCGCCATGGCGATTGTGCTCATTGTCGTGGTGATGGAATCTGCCCGTCGCGCCATCGGCTGGCCCTTGCCCATCGTCGCCTTTCTGGCCCTGATGTATGGCCTGTTCGGGCAATATATTCCGGGCGAATTCGGCCATTCGCCAATGCCGCTTGGCTCATTCCTGGGTACCCTGACCATCGCTGAAGGCGGGCTCTGGGGCAGTCTGACGGGTGTATCCGTCTCGGTTGTTGCGATTTTCGTCATCTTTGGCGCGGTGCTCAATGCCGGTGAGGCCGGGCAGGGCTTCATGAATGTTGCCGCTGCCGCTGCGGGCCGCCTGACCGGTGGCGGCGCCAAGGTGTCCGTGATTTCCTCGGCCCTGTTCGGATCGATCTCGGGATCGGCCAGTGCCAACGTCGCCTCGACAGGGGCCATCACCCTGCCAGCCATGACCAGCCTTGGCTATCCCCGTCGTCTTGCCGGTGCGGTCGAGGCGGTTGCCTCCTCCGGCGGCCAGATCATGCCGCCGTTGATGGGGGCCGGTGCCTTTGTCATGGTAGAGCTGACTGGCACGCCCTACACGTCGATCATCATGGCGGCGCTGCTGCCTGCCTTCCTCTATTTCTTTGCCGTGTGGATCGGCATCAACGCCTATGCTACCCGCTTCAAGCTCTCCGGCATTGCCGAGGCCGACCGTCCACCCATGCGCGATGTGATCATCACCTCCGCTTTCTTTCTGGTGCCATTCTGCGTTTTGCTGCTGGGCATGTTTGCCGCCGATTATACGCCGCAATATGCAGCAACCATCTCAATTCTGGCAGCAGCGCTGTTGCTGTTGTTCAACCGCAATCTGAAAGCCGTGCCGGGGCAGATCATTGCCCGGTTTGAAACGGCCTTCATCACCTCTGCCCGGCAGGTGGCGATGATCGCCTCGATCATCCTGTGTGCCTCGATCATCATTGGCGTGCTGTCCGTCACCGGGCTGGGGGTCAAGATCACCTCGCTGATCCTGTCCGGCTCTTCGGGCCTGTTGTGGCCATCGCTGCTACTGACGGCCCTTGCCTGCCTCGTGCTGGGCATGGAAGTGCCGACAACGGCAGCCTATGTCATCTGCGTGTCTGTTGCCGGTCCGGCACTGGTGCAGTCCGGGCTGGAGCCATTGCAGGCCCATCTCTTCGTCTTCTGGTTTGCCCTGCTGTCGACCATCACGCCGCCGGTCTGCGGGGCGGTGTTCATTGCCGCTGGCATGGTCGGGGAAGATTGGTTGAAGGTGGCACTGACGGCCATGTCCCTTGGCATCGGGCTCTATATCATCCCGCTTGGCATGATCGCCAATCCGGAACTGATCGCCTTGGGTCAGCAGCCTATTGCTGCCCTGTTGGTGACGGTCCAGATCGGGGTGGGGCTGGCAGCCTTGTCCTATGGCCTGATCGCCAGATTCAGGCCGCTCACCCGGGCCGGATTGATCCTGCTCGGACTGGTGATCATTTTTGGCCGCGCTTTCCTGTAG